A window of Rhipicephalus microplus isolate Deutch F79 chromosome X, USDA_Rmic, whole genome shotgun sequence genomic DNA:
GCTAGTATAAATTATAGAGGTCTCACTTATTATGCTTGATAGATAATTCATAGTTTCTCATGTTGCTGCCACCACTTTTGCGGGGAAACCACGGCAGTAACATCGACGAGATGAGCACTAGCAAGCTCCACGAATGAACCAAATTACAAAGTGATCGAACTACACCGGATATGGATGTGATCACCCTAGAGAGTACTAGAAAGGTTGATTGGCATGGCCGCCACTCAACTTCTGAGGTGTGGCACACGGAAAGAATAGAGGGCGCTGGGAGCGAAATGACTTGCAGGAGCAGAACAAGTTTCGCTGTGGCGCCGCGCTCATCGGCTGCGTTTCTGCAGAATTTCGTCAGTGAATGGCACTGTTTGAGAAAGCCAGCACTTTACGAATAAAGGAAGAGTTGACACTCACGACGCGCTAGAATTGAAcactaaaagacacactgaagcacaggtaggacacacacgtaTATCATGCAGAAAGCAGAAAGGACTGTAGACACAACACCTATTTGTAGGTGTGGAGCTGAatcaagcaataaaaaaaatttcggcagatcccacataccatGAAAATCAATATTATGTGAAGCATGCCGATTGAAGGTGACTGCGGTGTAGCTTTTTCATTAAGCGAAATGTTACGAAATTCCGTTAAAAAAATGTACAAGTGCTGTACGCACAtgcatatgttgaacagtcgcatgaCATATGTAACCAGCTGCTTATATTTGCGTAACAATGCTAGCAGCCACGTAGGTATTGCCAACATcagaagcagtaagctgatatgtagcgattgtgcttgcgaggatggtaatGCTGGCTAGTGAACGTGGACAACATTATTGAATGGTGCGTATACAACCTACGTTACATATCTATGATTTTTAAACTGTAAATTTTAGAACGCTGTTACAATAAAACGCTTGTAACGCTGTTATTGTTCTGCATGGGCTGTCATGTCTTTTCCTTACGCCTTTCACTCTGCAACAGTGCAGGCGCTACCCGTTTGCGACGTGAGTGTTCGGCAGGCGCTTTTTTGGTCAAGTACTTTGGCGCATTTGAAAGTATTGTTGGGACTGCATCACACGTGAGCGTCTGGACTCCCACGTGGTATTTGGACTTCTTCCCCGTTCTCAACATCGATGTTGTCCCCTAGAATATATCTGTCTTCGAAAGGCAGCTCACAAATAGCACATTGGTCATCCAATTATTGGCTTGTCGCTGCGATGCAAGTTCATCTCCCAGAGCTTCTCATGGTCTTCGTTTTTCGAGACGTTGAACAAGGACACTTTCCACGTCACTTTGACACCTGAATAACCGGTGCAGCAGCCTGGAGCATAGCAGTGCCGCTGACTGTTCTTCGCCATAATGGCATGGGCAGGGCGAACACAAAAAACAATGAGCAGCGAAGCCTCCCGCTCAGTTGCTACCACCATTACCATGCATCTGACCACGCGCGCCTTGGCACTTCTCAAACCACCTCGACTGCAGCGCCCTCGCATCGATTGTCCGTGTGCGGAGCGTCGTTTGAAAGCATAGCTGCCGTTAGGGGACCGCGTCCCTCAACCTTTCTAGTACACTTTAGTCATGTCCTTTGTGTAGCCAGTGTTGCTCGGTCGACAACAATAATTGGCTTAATATTGCAGTTCACACTTCCAATCAGCAATTATCACGGAAACTGACAACTGACATTTATGCGCAGCCTAGCGCAGCAGGTCAGGTTTGCGCagaatggcgcaattggcacagcacttccacccctgGAAACATGTTCGTTTTAGTTGCGTTACTCCTGAGAATGATGCAAGTTCTGTTTTTGCCGGGCTGTGCTGCCCTGCCCCCACAGCACTGGCTATGAGGCAGTAAAAGGTAAGTGATGAATTGGATGTCACAAAGTTGTTCCAAATGGCATGCAGTTTGAATTGTGCTAATGATATGTTTAAACTAAGCATTTGCTTGGCCCAAAACAAGCACTAAAAAATTTCTGAAATAATATTTCAATACACCACAGCAACTTATGTACTTGCCTTTAGTTAAAGCAAAGTTCACTAAAATAGCCACCAGAACACAGACAGCAAAGCTTCATTTTGAATAGCCTCTCGTTGAGCAACCACAAAATCTTCACAAAAGCAAATTTTTTTAGTTCTCATGCAGTTTCACTGATGCAAGGTTCAAATGTGTAAAACTTTTCAGCTTCCCCTTCAACTGTAGGGTGAAGCCAGCCTTGAGTGCGGTGCAAGTAAAATGTAAAGTGACTGGGGATGTAACATACCTGATAGTTGCCATAAGAGGAAATCATCTTGTTGCATCTGCCTAGGCCAAGCTTGTTGCCTTGGGACATGGCCATGCCCACTGTTGCCAGAAAGCTGGGCCTCAAGGCATGCTCAGGTGCTCCGTCTGTTGCAGCTGCACATCCAATCATCCATTGTAAATTATGCACAACACATGTTTAGTGCAGTCAATGCTAGTGCTACAATGCCAGGGTATATATAGATATAAAGTAATGCATTGCAGTTTTACCATTAATTTTGCATTAACAATACTGTAGTTTTTAATCTTATTGTGCAATCTGTTACATAGTAGTCAATGTTTGGGTCTGATATCCCAAATCTCCACTGTGGGCTACAACTGCCATCTattatgatcaagtttcactcatCACCTTATCAACTTATCAGCTTATTTTCTCCTGTACCTATTTGTCAATATAAAGATATTACTTAATATGCTCACATACATATCTGCCCATGGTTTCATGCCACTAAAATTCGATACATTTAAAGATAAGCTACAATACATATCTGTGCCATTACTTTTTAAATGACTAGTCTATGATCTGCCCACAAAGTCACCGAAAACTCATGGGAACATTTACCTTTATATTTACACTCTTAAATTCAGCAGTGCCCTCGCAGCCCTTCTGGGAAATGGCTGGTTTGACAATGCCTACAACTTATGGTTTCGTTGACATCTGTGGAGCTTCTTATACATAAACTTTAATTAAGGAAATGGTAACCGTAGCTTTTTTTTCTAGCTAGAAACTCTGCTAGAAAAAAAGTTTTAGAAGTTTCATTTAAAATTATTGAGGTGTGTACTAATTTTGATTCAGTACATTCAACTAGTACGCCCAAATAGTTATGTTTTCTCTAACAATGGCAGCGATCTAGCGATTCTCATGAAAGAGCGTTTGAGTAGAGTAAATAACGATTAAATTATATGACCAATGACTTTTCAAACAAGGCAATAGCTTTTGTTGCCAAGTTTGGTTTTTCTTAGTGCATTTTCTTAGAGATGCATTTTCTTAGTGCTAGTTAAAGCCTCTTTATGCCTAGGCAGCAGTCATGAGCATCAGTCCTGGCACATTATCACTGGAATCAGCCAGCTGTGAGTATCGAATAAGTCAAACATAAAATCTCACAGAAGATATCGCTTCAAGGTAGTAACGCCGCTGACAGTGAAACCTGACATCTCCGTGAAGCCTATTGCTTACATTCATCACATTGTAGCAGAACATGACCAAGAAATTTTGCAGCAGATATATATATGCATTCTCTCAATCTGAAATCTACGTGCACCTTTCGCTTCAATGTAACTTGGAATGGTAGTACAGGTGATAAATGGCTTTCTCTCCACTGCTTTTACCTAGTAAActacatttctgtttttttttttccaattttatCATGATGGTCAGCTGACACAATGGTCAGGTGATCAGCCATTGAACATCATGAAGCCAAAtgttaaaaagaaaacaatttataGAGCGAGTTCACTTTCCTTTACAATTATAAAACCTGCAAGATTTATATTTCTTCAAATATCCCCTAACAAGTGTAATCTACATATATCAGAGCAGACAGACATTACAACTGTATCACCCTACTTTGATATAGAAGAACTAAACTCCGAAACAAGCTAAAGAACTTGCAATCAGCCTCATTTCTATAATTATGTATCGGAAGCCCTGGCTAAGACCCCTCTGTATATCTACCATCATGCTGCAACCAACTAAACATTATAAACATGAGCATTTTGAAGTGCAGCATGGGCATTTTGCACAACAAAGCCAGCTGGTTGCACTTGCTAGCTGCAAAGTTATACCCATGTCACACGGGCCCAATAAATTATATTAAGGCATTAAGTTCCTAAATGACGTTTTTTGCAATCGAGCTGCCACATGTCAAACTGAAATGGCACCTGAACTCATGATGCAGGTAATGGTCATTTCAGGAATGCACACTTTTAGGGAAATAGTAGAATATAAAAATGTACTTTAACAATGTTAATCTGATTTCAGGAATAGTAAAACATAACAGTAAGCTATTATATTGTGATTAGCTTGAGCTGATTCTCTCTTACAGCATTTCAACAGACCGAAGCAAGTTCGGCCATTGCATGATGAATCTGATATGGCGCCTGTCAAGTTGAAAATCTTTGCAATTCTCAATTAAATTGTCATATGATCTAACAAGAAAATAACCTGCTTTCCGTCACAAGTCTTGTAAAAATATTTTTGTCTCAATGGATGCTATTTTAACTGTCTTCTGTGCAGTGCACTGAGTAAGCTTTGGCATTGACAGAGCACATTTTTCAGTCGAATGAGTTCTAGTAAAGGCATTAGATGACAAATGACATCAAAGCAAATACCATTTCATTTACACATGTAGTACCGCGCAAATAACACTACATCTTAAGGCATTAGGAAGCTCATGCGCATTAATTTTCTGTGTTCGTGCGGCATGGTTATTACTTGTCGTCCACAACATAGTTTAATGACATTACATGAATGGAATGTTTACCTACATGTGACATGGAAAGAGGGAGAAGGTACACTTCAGAGCCATTGCTGTATAGATGGCTTTCACAGATGACACTAAAGGTGCCATTTTGTGAACATTATAGGCACACTGCATAAGGTTTCTGTTGATATTTTGGTACAGACACCAACATTATGCAGCGGTGAATATGCAGCATTGATGGCCTTACAGCTGTCATGCTGCAACAAGAGTACATAGAGAAGATGCATGCATGACGTCATTCAAAACTATTGGCCCCACTGGTTATATTATATGTACACATAATTAACCCCAATTGTAATATTTATACACGTAAGACCCTATGGGCATTCCAAGGACTTTCTTACAATTGTTGTGCATGCAAATACAAAGATCATGACTCATTTATTTTAGCAAAGCACTCTGCAATGACTTATCTGTACTTGTACTCTCTTCAGCAAGCGTGCATAGGAGTGCATTCAGAACAAAGTTTTTTACATTTTATCTTCGGAACAAGAATATGTTAgcatgaaccccccccccccccccccctccaccacaATCCAACAAAAGTGTTCAGCCCTGTCCATGTCTGTGTGAGCGCACGATCAGGCGAATGGATTTGCTTCGGGGGTGACACCTTGCGGCAGGTGCACAGCCCAACGTAGTCTGCCCAAGAACATGCACAGCCCAATAAACATGTACACCTGCTATGCACAAGTGGTAATGCTCAGTGCTCTTGTTTAAATGAATTTGTACTTGGCCTCAAggacgattgatatgtggggtttaacgtgccaaaaccaccatatgagaatgagaaatgccatagtggtgggctccggaaatttcgacccctggggttctttaacgtgcaaccaaatctagcacacgggcctatagcattttcgcctccaacgaaaatgcagccgccacagccggggttgaatctcgcgacctgcagttcagcagctgagtaccttagccactagaccaccacggcggggaattGGCCTCAAGAAGCTTGCTGCATCTTGATGCTAGAGAAGGAAGTGTCTGGAATGATAACCCATGCCCTTCTCTTTCAGAACAAACAATGCGCACTTTGCAGCTGTTCCAAAACCTGCAGTCACATGACAAAGTGATAACCTCGGATAATGCGCAGAGCCAGCAAAATAAGGGCCCTCACCACCCTAATTTATGATTTAAAGCGATGTGTACTGCTCTGAATGTCTATTAGGCTGTGCATGCTGCCAGGCACACCACGTTGAAGAACAACAGCTGCAAGATGCAGCCCCACAGAGCAAGGGCGCCTGTTAGCATGCTCTACAGAAACATGAGTGGGGCTAACATCAGATTGTGATTGTTACTATAACAACACAGTGAAATACACTCAACACCCATTGTTTGTGTGGTTGCACTTACAACCGAAAAGCTGCATcttcccatgaaaaaaaaaaaaaaaaagagtccctGCAACAAAAATTTAAGAGTTCTGTTTACCAATCCTTTAGATACCTGGGGGTGTTGCAGACTTCAGGCATTACCTTTGATTAGAGGCACACCGTCTCGGTCTGTGAATACAATAGCCTGGAGCCCTTGGACCCTAAATATGAGAATAATGAAAAGACCTACTTATTCATGCACTGAAAAATACGGACAAAAGGCTCAAGTATCGCCCACGCGACATATCTTCACCACGATGGCGACAAACATTGTTTTCGTATTACAAACGTTACATTCTGCAAAAACTGTGCGATGAAAGTGACAATACATGAAAGATTGCGTGCATCATTGCCGAAATTTGTTGCGGAAAGGCTGGCTCACAGAAATAATTGAACTCCTGTGTCGCAATTCGACACCATATAGCGAAACCTAGATATTTCTAAAGAAATAGAGCAAGAATAGGGGTTCTTACAGCACGTAGCACGTACTCTACATAATCCGTCCCACCATTTTTCAGCGCGAAGAACACAACTCACAGATGTTTACACCGTCGTTTACAATACAGAAGCATGAACACGTAAATAAAAACGACAGGTAAGTTTGCCTACCTGGATATGAGGTGGATAAGGTGCTTCTTCAATTCCTGTAACGTGACAGAAAAGTCGTAAGGTTCCGGGTAAAAATACACTCGTGACATTTGGTGGGCGGATGTATCGCGGCAGCGACAAGACGACGCAGGAATTAATGAATGATAAAAACAAAAAGGAGCTTTTGAAGTTAGTACGTTGGGCCCACACAACCCGGCTGCATGCCACTGTATGCACACTCAATGTCACGCACCACTGGCCCTCAAATTATCGGCCTTATTGAAAACATGCACTGGGGGCTGAACATCATATGACTTACATCGGCCATAGTGTTTACATCGACTGGCACCCGACGCGCCACCCCACAGATGCGACGCATACTAGCGGTTAATGCAAAAGCACAGCGCGTGTTCATTTGAAATACTGAACTGCAATACTATAGATTTATCCTAAATCACATATATGAGTACTAAACATATGAGTTGAATTTCTTGCGTTAACTAGGTCATAAAGAGAGGATGAATATTGGACGCGATGATAGCGTTGTCTGAATTCCGGTGGCAGTTGCACAAAGATTAGAAAATTATTACTTTACTGACAATTTAGaaagtttttattattttctGCACTTAGATAGCTTTTTGAACAAATAATAATTAAACATATTGTTTGTATATATTTAAAACTGCGTATAAAACGAAATAAGTTGCAAGGCACCAGGGCGTTTTGATATGGCGGCTGGCCGTTCGCGTAGCAGACGACACCGTCATCGTCTgcttcagcgtcatggctgtcccGCACTCGTTGGAGCAGCTCCCTGCCTTAATTTCTCTCGTTTTCACATAGTACAATGCAGTAAACTACTTACTAGAAGCTCACAAGCATATTGAAT
This region includes:
- the Lamtor3 gene encoding late endosomal/lysosomal adaptor, MAPK and MTOR activator 3 isoform X1; translated protein: MNTRCAFALTASMRRICGVARRVPVDVNTMADELKKHLIHLISRVQGLQAIVFTDRDGVPLIKAATDGAPEHALRPSFLATVGMAMSQGNKLGLGRCNKMISSYGNYQVVSFNRHPVTITLVASSSANTGMILNLEEELNTVSQTLRSVVEAS
- the Lamtor3 gene encoding late endosomal/lysosomal adaptor, MAPK and MTOR activator 3 isoform X2, with translation MAEVNFMSLLRLWMKPNDEFELGPNELKKHLIHLISRVQGLQAIVFTDRDGVPLIKAATDGAPEHALRPSFLATVGMAMSQGNKLGLGRCNKMISSYGNYQVVSFNRHPVTITLVASSSANTGMILNLEEELNTVSQTLRSVVEAS